A genome region from Festucalex cinctus isolate MCC-2025b chromosome 17, RoL_Fcin_1.0, whole genome shotgun sequence includes the following:
- the LOC144004500 gene encoding signal transducer and activator of transcription 5B-like isoform X1, whose protein sequence is MAMWIQAQQLQGDALHQMQALYGQHFPIEVRHYLAQWIESQLWDTVELGNPAEEAKAKRLLDNLVAELQRKAQLQGGEDGFLLKIKLGHYANQLKSTYDRCPLELVRCIKHILCSEQRLVQEASNANCVSGGQAIDSLSQRHQQINQAFEELRLATQETENELRKLQHSQEYFIIQYQENLRLQAQLSSLSSVPLAERTQRETTLQSKRATVEAWLAREASTLQKYRLDLSEQHQKTLTLLRKQQTLILDEELIQWKRRQQLAGNGGPHEGGLDILQSWCEKLADLIWTNRQQIRRCEHLTQQLPLPGPMEDLLNKLNADITDIISALVTSTFIIEKQPPQVLRTHTKFAATVRLLVGGKLNVHMNPPQVKAVIVSEQQAKALLKNESTHSESSGEILNNNCVMEYQQATGTLSAHFRNMSLKRIKRSDRRGAESVTEEKFTVLFESQFSIGGNELVFHVKTLSLPVVVIVHGSQDNNATATVLWDNAFAEPGRVPFIVPDKVLWTQLCEALDMKYKAEMHSGRGLSENNLVFLAQKAFTSTSNNPDEYRNMTISWAQFNRESLPGRNFTFWQWFDGVMELMKKHLKPHWNDGAILGFVNKQQAQDMLMSKPNGTFLLRFSDSEIGGITIAWVAENPNKAGERLVWNLLPYTSKDFSIRSLADRISDLNHLLFLYPDRSKDEVFAKYYTPPLSKAVDGYVKPQIKQVVPEFTTPNPEPSGTTPTFMDQTASPSVVNPNNTFAAYPSMGDAMLDAEGDFDLEDTMDVARHVEELLRRPMANQWSSQQS, encoded by the exons ATGGCAATGTGGATCCAAGCCCAGCAGCTGCAGGGCGATGCCTTACACCAGATGCAGGCACTGTATGGCCAGCACTTTCCCATCGAAGTGCGCCACTACTTGGCCCAGTGGATTGAGAGCCAACTCTG GGATACAGTGGAGTTGGGCAACCCAGCAGAGGAAGCCAAAGCCAAGCGTCTGCTGGACAACCTGGTGGCAGAGCTTCAGAGGAAAGCTCAGCTTCAGGGCGGGGAGGATGGCTTTCTTCTGAAAATCAAGCTGGGACACTATGCAAACCAGCTCAAG AGCACATATGACCGCTGTCCTTTGGAGCTGGTGCGCTGCATCAAACACATCTTGTGCTCCGAGCAGCGATTGGTTCAAGAAGCTTCAAAT gCAAATTGTGTGAGTGGGGGGCAAGCCATAGACAGCCTCTCCCAGCGCCATCAACAGATCAATCAGGCCTTCGAGGAGCTCCGACTAGCCACACAGGAAACGGAGAATGAACTGAGGAAGCTGCAGCACAGCCAGGAGTATTTCATCATCCAGTACCAGGAGAACTTGCGCCTCCAGG CCCAGCTGAGCAGTCTGAGCTCCGTGCCGCTCGCTGAGCGCACCCAACGGGAAACCACGCTGCAAAGCAAGAGGGCCACCGTGGAGGCCTGGCTGGCCAGAGAGGCCAGCACATTGCAGAAATACAGGCTT GACCTGTCAGAGCAACACCAAAAGACCTTAACCCTTCTAAGGAAACAGCAGACTTTAATCCTAGACGAGGAACTCATCCAGTGGAAGAGGAGGCAGCAGTTAGCTGGAAATGGCGGCCCTCACGAGGGAGGACTCGACATTCTCCAGTCCTG GTGTGAAAAACTGGCCGATCTGATCTGGACAAATCGACAACAGATTCGACGTTGTGAACATCTTACTCAGCAGCTTCCTCTGCCCGGCCCCATGGAAGATCTACTGAACAAACTCAACGCGGACATCACTGATATCATCTCGGCATTGGTGACGAG CACCTTCATCATTGAAAAGCAACCTCCCCAGGTGTTGAGAACCCACACCAAGTTTGCTGCCACGGTGCGACTTCTGGTGGGCGGAAAGCTCAACGTCCACATGAACCCACCGCAAGTCAAGGCTGTCATCGTGAGTGAGCAACAGGCCAAAGCGCTACTCAAAAATGAAAGCACACACAG TGAAAGCAGCGGTGAAATCCTGAACAACAACTGTGTGATGGAGTATCAGCAGGCCACCGGCACTCTGAGTGCACACTTCAGAAACATG TCTCTGAAGCGAATCAAGCGCTCGGACCGTCGAGGTGCCGAGTCGGTGACCGAGGAAAAGTTCACAGTTCTGTTCGAATCACAGTTCAGCATTGGAGGCAATGAACTCGTCTTCCATGTTAAA ACGTTATCACTACCCGTAGTCGTGATAGTCCATGGTAGTCAGGACAACAATGCCACAGCAACAGTACTTTGGGACAATGCCTTCGCTGAACCA GGCCGGGTTCCATTCATTGTGCCAGACAAGGTACTGTGGACGCAGCTCTGTGAAGCCCTTGATATGAAATACAAGGCAGAGATGCACAGTGGCCGCGGCCTGTCTGAGAATAACCTGGTCTTCCTGGCCCAGAAAGCTTTCACGAGCACAAGCAACAACCCGGACGAGTACCGCAACATGACCATATCTTGGGCCCAGTTTAACAGG GAGAGCCTACCCGGACGCAATTTCACCTTTTGGCAGTGGTTTGATGGAGTCATGGAACTTATGAAGAAACATCTCAAGCCTCACTGGAATGATGG GGCCATTCTGGGTTTTGTCAACAAGCAGCAGGCACAGGATATGCTGATGTCCAAACCCAACGGGACGTTCCTTCTTCGATTCAGTGACTCTGAAATTGGTGGCATCACCATCGCCTGGGTTGCAGAGAACCCCAACAAAGCAG GTGAGAGGCTGGTGTGGAATCTGTTGCCTTATACCTCCAAGGATTTCTCCATTCGCTCCTTGGCCGACCGTATCAGTGATCTCAACCATCTTCTGTTTCTCTATCCCGACCGATCCAAAGATGAGGTCTTTGCCAAATACTACACGCCACCACTCT CAAAAGCAGTGGATGGCTACGTAAAGCCACAGATCAAACAAGTTGTGCCAGA ATTCACCACCCCAAATCCTGAACCCAGCGGAACAACTCCCACATTCATGGACCAGACAGCTTCTCCCTCTGTGGTTAATCCCAACAACACTTTTGCTGCCTACCCTTCGAT
- the LOC144004500 gene encoding signal transducer and activator of transcription 5B-like isoform X2 has protein sequence MAMWIQAQQLQGDALHQMQALYGQHFPIEVRHYLAQWIESQLWDTVELGNPAEEAKAKRLLDNLVAELQRKAQLQGGEDGFLLKIKLGHYANQLKSTYDRCPLELVRCIKHILCSEQRLVQEASNANCVSGGQAIDSLSQRHQQINQAFEELRLATQETENELRKLQHSQEYFIIQYQENLRLQAQLSSLSSVPLAERTQRETTLQSKRATVEAWLAREASTLQKYRLDLSEQHQKTLTLLRKQQTLILDEELIQWKRRQQLAGNGGPHEGGLDILQSWCEKLADLIWTNRQQIRRCEHLTQQLPLPGPMEDLLNKLNADITDIISALVTSTFIIEKQPPQVLRTHTKFAATVRLLVGGKLNVHMNPPQVKAVIVSEQQAKALLKNESTHSESSGEILNNNCVMEYQQATGTLSAHFRNMSLKRIKRSDRRGAESVTEEKFTVLFESQFSIGGNELVFHVKTLSLPVVVIVHGSQDNNATATVLWDNAFAEPGRVPFIVPDKKAFTSTSNNPDEYRNMTISWAQFNRESLPGRNFTFWQWFDGVMELMKKHLKPHWNDGAILGFVNKQQAQDMLMSKPNGTFLLRFSDSEIGGITIAWVAENPNKAGERLVWNLLPYTSKDFSIRSLADRISDLNHLLFLYPDRSKDEVFAKYYTPPLSKAVDGYVKPQIKQVVPEFTTPNPEPSGTTPTFMDQTASPSVVNPNNTFAAYPSMGDAMLDAEGDFDLEDTMDVARHVEELLRRPMANQWSSQQS, from the exons ATGGCAATGTGGATCCAAGCCCAGCAGCTGCAGGGCGATGCCTTACACCAGATGCAGGCACTGTATGGCCAGCACTTTCCCATCGAAGTGCGCCACTACTTGGCCCAGTGGATTGAGAGCCAACTCTG GGATACAGTGGAGTTGGGCAACCCAGCAGAGGAAGCCAAAGCCAAGCGTCTGCTGGACAACCTGGTGGCAGAGCTTCAGAGGAAAGCTCAGCTTCAGGGCGGGGAGGATGGCTTTCTTCTGAAAATCAAGCTGGGACACTATGCAAACCAGCTCAAG AGCACATATGACCGCTGTCCTTTGGAGCTGGTGCGCTGCATCAAACACATCTTGTGCTCCGAGCAGCGATTGGTTCAAGAAGCTTCAAAT gCAAATTGTGTGAGTGGGGGGCAAGCCATAGACAGCCTCTCCCAGCGCCATCAACAGATCAATCAGGCCTTCGAGGAGCTCCGACTAGCCACACAGGAAACGGAGAATGAACTGAGGAAGCTGCAGCACAGCCAGGAGTATTTCATCATCCAGTACCAGGAGAACTTGCGCCTCCAGG CCCAGCTGAGCAGTCTGAGCTCCGTGCCGCTCGCTGAGCGCACCCAACGGGAAACCACGCTGCAAAGCAAGAGGGCCACCGTGGAGGCCTGGCTGGCCAGAGAGGCCAGCACATTGCAGAAATACAGGCTT GACCTGTCAGAGCAACACCAAAAGACCTTAACCCTTCTAAGGAAACAGCAGACTTTAATCCTAGACGAGGAACTCATCCAGTGGAAGAGGAGGCAGCAGTTAGCTGGAAATGGCGGCCCTCACGAGGGAGGACTCGACATTCTCCAGTCCTG GTGTGAAAAACTGGCCGATCTGATCTGGACAAATCGACAACAGATTCGACGTTGTGAACATCTTACTCAGCAGCTTCCTCTGCCCGGCCCCATGGAAGATCTACTGAACAAACTCAACGCGGACATCACTGATATCATCTCGGCATTGGTGACGAG CACCTTCATCATTGAAAAGCAACCTCCCCAGGTGTTGAGAACCCACACCAAGTTTGCTGCCACGGTGCGACTTCTGGTGGGCGGAAAGCTCAACGTCCACATGAACCCACCGCAAGTCAAGGCTGTCATCGTGAGTGAGCAACAGGCCAAAGCGCTACTCAAAAATGAAAGCACACACAG TGAAAGCAGCGGTGAAATCCTGAACAACAACTGTGTGATGGAGTATCAGCAGGCCACCGGCACTCTGAGTGCACACTTCAGAAACATG TCTCTGAAGCGAATCAAGCGCTCGGACCGTCGAGGTGCCGAGTCGGTGACCGAGGAAAAGTTCACAGTTCTGTTCGAATCACAGTTCAGCATTGGAGGCAATGAACTCGTCTTCCATGTTAAA ACGTTATCACTACCCGTAGTCGTGATAGTCCATGGTAGTCAGGACAACAATGCCACAGCAACAGTACTTTGGGACAATGCCTTCGCTGAACCA GGCCGGGTTCCATTCATTGTGCCAGACAAG AAAGCTTTCACGAGCACAAGCAACAACCCGGACGAGTACCGCAACATGACCATATCTTGGGCCCAGTTTAACAGG GAGAGCCTACCCGGACGCAATTTCACCTTTTGGCAGTGGTTTGATGGAGTCATGGAACTTATGAAGAAACATCTCAAGCCTCACTGGAATGATGG GGCCATTCTGGGTTTTGTCAACAAGCAGCAGGCACAGGATATGCTGATGTCCAAACCCAACGGGACGTTCCTTCTTCGATTCAGTGACTCTGAAATTGGTGGCATCACCATCGCCTGGGTTGCAGAGAACCCCAACAAAGCAG GTGAGAGGCTGGTGTGGAATCTGTTGCCTTATACCTCCAAGGATTTCTCCATTCGCTCCTTGGCCGACCGTATCAGTGATCTCAACCATCTTCTGTTTCTCTATCCCGACCGATCCAAAGATGAGGTCTTTGCCAAATACTACACGCCACCACTCT CAAAAGCAGTGGATGGCTACGTAAAGCCACAGATCAAACAAGTTGTGCCAGA ATTCACCACCCCAAATCCTGAACCCAGCGGAACAACTCCCACATTCATGGACCAGACAGCTTCTCCCTCTGTGGTTAATCCCAACAACACTTTTGCTGCCTACCCTTCGAT